The DNA window TTTGAATCTCTTCTGGAAGAATCACGAGCTCTTTCATGGAAAGAATTTGGCAGAAGCATAACTATGTATCTGCCGGGAATGATAAGATGCGGCAGTGAAACTGGCCTTTATCCTGCTGTTTCCATATCAGGAGGCAAGTGCCTTCTAAATTGCGACCATTGTATGGGCAAGGTCCTTGAACCGATGATTGAAGCAAAAGACGAGGAAACTTTATTGGATGTTTGCAGGAGGATAAAGGAAAGAAACAATATTGGTGTGTTGTTGAGCGGAGGAAGTGGTCTTGATGGGAAAGTTGGATGGGATAGATATACTGATATCATTAGAAGGATAAAGGATGAGACCGGACTTCATATATCCATTCACACAGGTATTCTGGATAAAGATACGGCTTATTCCTTGAAATCTGCCGGTGTAGACCAAGCACTGACAGATGTGATAGGGAGTGATGACACTTTGAGAGAAGTTTATCATTTAGACTGCGGTGTAAAAAAAATTGATGAAACACTGAACGCTTTATGCGAAGCAGGTATAACAATTGTCCCGCATATAGTTGCAGGTATTCATTATGGAGAGTTTCGTGGGGAATACAACGCTATTGAGATTGTGAAA is part of the Candidatus Schekmanbacteria bacterium genome and encodes:
- a CDS encoding radical SAM protein: MSEQLDKEFESLLEESRALSWKEFGRSITMYLPGMIRCGSETGLYPAVSISGGKCLLNCDHCMGKVLEPMIEAKDEETLLDVCRRIKERNNIGVLLSGGSGLDGKVGWDRYTDIIRRIKDETGLHISIHTGILDKDTAYSLKSAGVDQALTDVIGSDDTLREVYHLDCGVKKIDETLNALCEAGITIVPHIVAGIHYGEFRGEYNAIEIVK